Sequence from the Flavobacterium sp. TR2 genome:
AATGACAAAAGTAATCACCGTAGTAACAGTTGCTTTATTTTCAATCGGCGTAATGGCGCAAGAAACCAAACCGGCGACAAAAGATAAAGCTAAAAAAGAATCTTGCTGCAAAAAGACATCGACAGATAAAAAAGACAAAAAATCTTGCTGCGTTAAAAAATAAATGAAAATCTAATTTCAAGAAAAAGGCCTCAAATATTTTGAGGCCTTTCTTTATGCTTATTTTTGCCACGAATTTTGAGAATTAACGCGAATTAATTTGTGTAAATTGAATAACTCATTTAGTTTTCCAACTTTAAATTAGTGCCAATTCGGGAAATTCGTGGCAAAAGATTTAAAACTATTTCACTCGAATACTCCATTCAAAATCCATTTCAGAAACCTGAACGCCTTCTTCATTTGTTCCAATAGATTTCATCCAGAATGTCTGGCCTTCCCCTGTTTCAATTGTTTTTTTTATGGCATCGGCAATCAAATGTCCGTCTTTGCAGACAAATGTAATTCGGCCTGTTGCTTTTTTTGTGAAGTTTCCTTTATTGTTGGCTACTAACATCGAAATCTTTTTGCCGCTTTCCTGAATTTGAGAAATCACCAAAGCTCCTGTGGTCAATTCTGCCGCCATGGCCTGAACAGCAAAATACATCGAGTTAAACGGATTCTGATTAATCCATCTGTGTTTTACTGTAACTGTACAGCTGCTATCATTTATATCTTTTACACGTACCCCGCAAATGTATGCAGAAGGCAATTTGAATAAGACGAATTTATTAAGTTTTGATACCGAAAGTGCCATAGGATATATTTTTTATGTAAAAATACAAAAAAACTATGCACGCACAATAAATTATTGACATATCGAAAAGAGGCCAATAAGCACAAGGGATTCAGATGATTTCAAGCAATTTAAAGGCTGATTTACAGTTTTAAATTTGTTAAATTTTTGTTAATAATTAGTACTATGCAAAACAAGATACTGTTTTTTAGACATATATTTGCATAAGAAATTACTATATACTTTTAATCATGGAAACAACAACACCACTCATCATGGAAAAAACATCAGAAAAGAATACAGCAGCATTTACTCATTTGAGTACTTTAAGCCAATATATAATTCCGTTTGGGAACTATATTTTTCCGCTAATCATTTGGACCAACTATAAGGACAAATCTGAATTTGCAGACCATCACGGAAAACAGGCATTGAACTTTCAATTAAGTATTTTGCTTTATTCATTGATTTTAGCGCTAATTGCAATACCAATTTTTATAACAGTTGTTTTGCAAAATATCCCAATCGAAGCATTCATGTACAACGAAAATCTTGTAATTAGAAATTTTAACTTCGAAGGAAATATTGGAATGCTAAGTGTCGGAATTACAGCTGTTATACTTTTCGGATTATTAAAATTTGTTGAATTCTTTTTAGTAATCTACGCTTCTATAAAAGCTTCAAACGGAGAATTATACAAATATCCGATCACGATACCTTTTATAAAGTAACACTTTGACTTCGCTCAGCGAGACATTAAAAAATTAAAAGTTATAGCCGAAACATCAATCATCAATCAAATCATCATCAATCAAATCATCATCAATCAAATCATCATCAATCAAAAAACGAATTGTTCAATCAAAAAAAAACAAAATGAAATTATGAACATTGAAAACACAAAAGCACAGATGCGCAAAGGTGTTCTTGAGTTTTGCATCTTATCAGTTCTAAAAGAAAAAGACGCATATACATCTGAAATATTAGACACTTTAAAAAACGCAAAATTACTAGTTGTAGAAGGAACCGTTTACCCGTTGTTAACTAGATTAAAAAATGACGGTTTGCTAAATTATCGCTGGGAAGAATCGACCTCTGGGCCACCACGAAAATATTATGGACTAACCGAGATAGGACAAACTTTTTTAAACGAACTTAGCGGCACTTGGACAGAATTATCTGATGCCGTAAATCTAATCACCAATCAAAATCAATAAGTCATGAACAAAACAGTAAATATTAACTTAGGCGGGATGTTTTTTCACATCGATGAAGATGCATACTTAAAATTGACACGCTACTTTGACGCCATAAAACGATCACTTAACAATTCATCTGGTCAGGATGAAATCATTAAAGACATCGAAATGCGTGTTTCTGAATTGTTGACAGAAAAACAAAAAAGCGAAAAACATGTTGTTGGACTGAAAGATGTTGACGAAGTGATTGCGGTAATGGGACAGCCAGAAGATTATAGAATTGAGGATGAAGAAAATCCAAATCAATCTTTCAATAATTATGGTGCAAGAAAACACAAAAAATTATACCGAGATAAAGAAAAAGGTATGATTGGAGGTGTGGCTACAGGTTTAGGACATTACTTTGGAATTGACGCTGTATGGATTAAAATCATATTCTTAATCTTCGTTTTTGCAGGTTTTGGAACAGGAATTTTAGCTTACTTCGTTCTTTGGATTGTAACTCCTGAAGCAGTTACAACTTCAGAAAAATTGGAAATGACTGGAGAACCGGTAACCATTTCGAACATCGAAAAAAAAGTTCGTGAAGAAATTGATTCGCTTTCTGAAAAATTCAAAAATGCAGATTATGACAAAATGGGAAACCAGGTAAAGTCGGGAGCTGGGAGAATAAGTAGTTCGTTTGGAGACTTTATCATGACGGTTTTTAAAATTTTTGCTAAGTTTTTAGGAGTGATTCTAATCATATCAGGGATTTCAACCTTAATCATGCTATTGATTGGCGTTTTTACCTTAGGGACTAACATTTTTATCGATTTTCCTTGGCAGAATTTTATTGACGCAGGAAACTTTACAGAATACCCGCTTTGGTCATTTGGACTATTAATGTTCTTTGCTGTTGGGATTCCGTTTTTCTTCTTAACTCTTTTAGGATTTAAACTGTTGTCTCCAAACTTAAAGTCAATCGGGAACATTACAAAATATACGCTTTTAGCTCTTTGGATTATTTCTATTGCAATTCTTACTAGCATTGGGATTAAACAGGCAACTGAAATTTCATACGACAACAAAGTAGTAGATAAAAAAGTTTTGGCAATCAAACCAACTGACACTTTATACATTAAATTCAAATACAATGATTACTATACAAAAAGTTTGAACCACTATAGAGAATTTGAATTTGTACAAGACTCGGCAAACAACGAATTGATCTACTCAAATGATGTGCGTCTTCACGTATTGCACACAGACGAATCGACTCCGTTCATTCAGATTGAAAAAAGCGCAAGAGGAAACTCGTTTACAAACGCTAAAAAGAGAGCAGAAAAAATTAATTATAAGTTTCAAATTAGCGGAAATCATTTAATTTTGGACAACTATTTTCTGACAGATGTAAAGAATAAATTTAGAGGACAGGAAGTTGACATTTACCTTTATTTACCAGAAGGGCAATTAGTTAAACCAGATTCTTCTGTTAGAGACTATTACAATTCAGATGATAATTTCTTTGAATTGAATTATAAAGGAGATTACAATTACAAAGTTATCGGAACTAAAGTAAAATGTTTAAACTGCCCTGCTGACGAAGAAAATGACAACGATTACGAAAATAATTATGAAAATGATTATGAGAATAATTACGAAAATGACACTGATAGCGCAAATGACACTATAAAAGAAGTTTCGGTTAAAATTAATGGAAAAGAAGTTTTAAACGGAAAAAAAACTAAAGGAAGACTAACTACTGATAAAAACGGAGTGATAATCAAAATTAACTAAACCATGATAAAAATAATCATTCATATTACGAAATTTATAATTGCAACTGTTACAGCTTTATTGTTTGCTTCATGCAACTTTAACATGAACTCAATTGAAGGAAGCGGAAATGTTACCAAAGAAAAAAGAACTGTTCAAGGAGAGTTTAAAAATATCTCTGTAAGCAATGCCATCGATTTGGTTGTTGAGCAGTCTGATGTAACAGAAATTACAGTTGAAGCCGATGACAATCTACAAAAAGAAATAGTTACCAAAGTAGAAAACGGAACCCTTATTATTGAGTGCAAATACAGCTCTTTCCGCAATATTACATCAAAAACAGTAACCGTAAAAATGCCTGCTATCCATAAAATAGAAGCTTCGAGTGCATCAACTGTTGAAACTAATGGACTTGTGCAAGGAGAAGATATTACTTTAGAAGTTTCGAGCGCAGCATCAATGGATGTTAATATAGAATCTGATAGAATCTCAATAGACGCAGGAAGCGGCAGTTCTGTAGATATCGAAGGAAAAGCGCTAAGCCTAACTACTTCGGTTTCTAGCGGCGGAAGCATTGATGCAGAAAAATTAATGGCAAATGATGTTCATGCCGATGCATCTAGCGGAGGAACAATTTCTGTACGTCCGATTTTAAGTTTAAAAGCAGAGGCCTCTAGCGGAGGAAACATCAATTATGGCGGCAATCCTAAAACGGTTGAAAAATCTGAAAGTTCAGGAGGAAACGTAAGCAAAAGCTAAAAAATGAACTGTTAAATATAAACGAAATCATTCACCGCAAGTGGATGATTTTTTTATATTTGTCAAAATCAAATCTAGAATTAATGAAAAAAAGTACCGCCCTACTCCTATTATTATTTGTTGCAACTCTAACTTTTGCTCAAAAAAGAGAAAGAATTAAAGGTTCTAAAATTGTAACTACCTCAGTAAAAGAAGTTGGAAGTTTTGACGCTCTTGAGGTCGATGATAATTTGGAGGTTTACTTGGAGCAAGGAGAAAAAAACGAAATCAAAATTGAAGCCGATGACAACCTGCACGATATTGTAGGAATGGATTTAAGAGAAAAAACGCTTCGATTATACACCAATAAAGAGTCTACTATTTTCAAAAAACTATCTGTTAAGGTCACTTATACTAAATCATTGAATAAAGTGATCA
This genomic interval carries:
- a CDS encoding DUF4442 domain-containing protein — protein: MALSVSKLNKFVLFKLPSAYICGVRVKDINDSSCTVTVKHRWINQNPFNSMYFAVQAMAAELTTGALVISQIQESGKKISMLVANNKGNFTKKATGRITFVCKDGHLIADAIKKTIETGEGQTFWMKSIGTNEEGVQVSEMDFEWSIRVK
- a CDS encoding DUF4870 domain-containing protein, yielding METTTPLIMEKTSEKNTAAFTHLSTLSQYIIPFGNYIFPLIIWTNYKDKSEFADHHGKQALNFQLSILLYSLILALIAIPIFITVVLQNIPIEAFMYNENLVIRNFNFEGNIGMLSVGITAVILFGLLKFVEFFLVIYASIKASNGELYKYPITIPFIK
- a CDS encoding PadR family transcriptional regulator, producing the protein MNIENTKAQMRKGVLEFCILSVLKEKDAYTSEILDTLKNAKLLVVEGTVYPLLTRLKNDGLLNYRWEESTSGPPRKYYGLTEIGQTFLNELSGTWTELSDAVNLITNQNQ
- a CDS encoding PspC domain-containing protein, which codes for MNKTVNINLGGMFFHIDEDAYLKLTRYFDAIKRSLNNSSGQDEIIKDIEMRVSELLTEKQKSEKHVVGLKDVDEVIAVMGQPEDYRIEDEENPNQSFNNYGARKHKKLYRDKEKGMIGGVATGLGHYFGIDAVWIKIIFLIFVFAGFGTGILAYFVLWIVTPEAVTTSEKLEMTGEPVTISNIEKKVREEIDSLSEKFKNADYDKMGNQVKSGAGRISSSFGDFIMTVFKIFAKFLGVILIISGISTLIMLLIGVFTLGTNIFIDFPWQNFIDAGNFTEYPLWSFGLLMFFAVGIPFFFLTLLGFKLLSPNLKSIGNITKYTLLALWIISIAILTSIGIKQATEISYDNKVVDKKVLAIKPTDTLYIKFKYNDYYTKSLNHYREFEFVQDSANNELIYSNDVRLHVLHTDESTPFIQIEKSARGNSFTNAKKRAEKINYKFQISGNHLILDNYFLTDVKNKFRGQEVDIYLYLPEGQLVKPDSSVRDYYNSDDNFFELNYKGDYNYKVIGTKVKCLNCPADEENDNDYENNYENDYENNYENDTDSANDTIKEVSVKINGKEVLNGKKTKGRLTTDKNGVIIKIN
- a CDS encoding head GIN domain-containing protein; translated protein: MIKIIIHITKFIIATVTALLFASCNFNMNSIEGSGNVTKEKRTVQGEFKNISVSNAIDLVVEQSDVTEITVEADDNLQKEIVTKVENGTLIIECKYSSFRNITSKTVTVKMPAIHKIEASSASTVETNGLVQGEDITLEVSSAASMDVNIESDRISIDAGSGSSVDIEGKALSLTTSVSSGGSIDAEKLMANDVHADASSGGTISVRPILSLKAEASSGGNINYGGNPKTVEKSESSGGNVSKS